A segment of the Zonotrichia albicollis isolate bZonAlb1 chromosome Z, bZonAlb1.hap1, whole genome shotgun sequence genome:
AAGATTTTTGGGGACGCCTAGtggcagcagaggaggaagcagcacCTTGGAGCTGTTCCAGAATGCGTCGCCATCCGGGCTGCAATGCTATCCTTTGAAGCTGAGGACAGCTCTATGCCCTTCGCTTGAAATTCTGCCACCTGCATCCTGCCTTCCAGTGGCAAGCAATGTAGGGCACAAAGACAGGCTCCAGGCAAACATTCCCAGGCAAAAGTGAGAAGAGGAAGCAAGTGAAACCAAGCCAGGGAGTGAGCACCAGCGCCAGAGCACAGACAGCATGGAAGAGTGCGAGAACAGAGCCTAAGGCGTGCATTGAGATTGGCAGGCACTTGACTTCCCATGCTCTTTCTTCTGCTGTGTGGCgtgactgcagcagcagcagcgaagGAAAGCTGAGAACAAGAAATCTCGGCTCTCCTTAACCTCCAGGAGACAAGCAGCATCCTGGGCAGgcctggggaagcagcagcgggaTCCCTCACCTCCCGACAGACAGCGCCTATCTGTCCTTCCTCCAGGTACACTGCCCTGAGCACATCAAACAAGGTGCCGCCGTCCATGAACTCCATGGCCAACCAGAGCTCCGCATCCACCAGGTAGCTGGAAGAAGAAAACCACCGCATGGAGAGACAGCAATAGGCACAGCCTCAGTCACCCAGGGCCTGAGCCAGCATTTTGCAACTGCTCTCCGAGCTACGTGTGCCACAAGAGATCATTGAACACCAGCTCCACCTCCTGCCACGCTCTGGAGACCAGCAGAGAAATCTTCACCAGCTCCGTTCTCTGCCAGTGACCAAAGGGCATTGTCTCTTCTGGCTTGCACAAGCTAAAGCTACATTGACACCAGAATATGCCAACCTGTCTAAGTAGGTAACAATATTGGGATTCCTGTTGTCCCTCATGGCCAGGATTTCATTGGCAGCCAGCTCCTCGGACATCTCCTCCTTGAGTGACATGATCTTGATTGCCACCTGAAAGACATTGGCCACCGTTCCCTTGAGAAGACGCAGCCTGCTGGAGATCACAAGGAGCacgcagccagtgctgctgcaatgAGGCAGCGGGCTGGGCCAAAGTGCCTTGTCAAGAGACAGCAGAGCTtagcagaagcagcaaaagccatcCCAAAAGCATTCTACACCCTGAGCCTAGACTGTACTTCAGAGGAACAGCCTCTGAAGCAGACATGGAGCAGCCACCCAAacctccaggcagagctcacagcagcGGGGAAAGCGCTCCAGAGGTGCAAAATGGCATGGAGCTGCTAGCACTTTACCTGTTGTCCGCTGCTGGTGTCAAGGGCTTTAtaaacagctccaaaccccctagaaagcaaacagcagcagaaagagcCCTTTATCCCTTGGCAGTGAAAGCAAGCCCAGGCCGCACATCTGCCCAGGCTGCCTGGACCCCTTCCTTAGGAAATGCCTGGCTGCGACGTCTCTCCGGCCAACAGCACGTCAGCCCGTGAGCCCTCTGCCTTGCGGGGCAGGCTGTCCAATGGAACACTAAGGTGCAGCATGAAGACCAAGGGCCACTGGAAATCTCCAAGGCACATGCCCAGCCAGGTCATTTCCGAACCTAAGGAGAACGCTCTCCTTGTGCCAGTGCATGCATGTGTGTGGCAAAAATGTGAGAACAATTGAGGACACAACACCATCTTTGAGAATCTGACATTTCTTGGATGGCAAGGTGCTCTTTCAGGCCAGAAAGCTGCAGGGGCAGAAggtttcccagctcctgctcctcattGCTTCAAGCAAAACACTGCCAGCAACAACTTGTTGTTGATGAGGCGTTGGGATTGCTGTGACCGAACAGTCCTGGCAGGTGACAGGAGGTAAAGCCAGAGTCTGACCACGCTTGGAGCTTGCCTAACTTCATGCTTGATATTGCACTGGCCAAAGACCTGGCTCACACTTTTGTAAAATCAGCTGATGTCACGCTTACCCTCGTCCGAGTTCTTCAAGTCCCGTGTATTTGCTCATTGGCTGGCCCAGACTCACAAGGCTCCCTGAAagacaaaagcagtgcagggcgcTCACTCGCACACAGAGACGCCACTGCCCAGACCGTCCCAGAGGCAGCCCCACTGCCCGCAGCTGTGGGCCCTTTGCGGTCCCTTGGCTTCCAGCTGCTGAGAGCAACAAGTGGGAGGGCCATCTTCTCCACCTTTCATCAGGTGGCCTTTCCAAGAAGGCCTTTATTTCTTTCAAGCACAGAAACGCATGCCATAAGCAAAAATGGCGAACCCTTAAGAAAGGGCCCCTAAGAGGTAAGCAAGGGCCTTTGCAGCCTCTGCACTCACACCCACCATcactggcagggccagcgcGGGTCCCAAAGTGTCTGAGCCAGAGGGGGAGTAAGAAGGAGAGCCATAAAAGAGCTGGGGCCAGAGAGCTCCCTGGGGCCTAGTCACTTGCTAGGTGCCAGCCTTCTGCTCAAGCAGAAACAAGCTCCGCTTTCCTCTTTGGCACAGaaggcagcccaggcagagccaaggcaggccCAGCCGCTCTCACAGGCAGCAGGGACTCCCTGAGCGCTGCCGCGCTGCCTCAGAGCACAACAACAGCTTCTGCATAGAGGCCTAAGTGCCTCTGAGACCGAGGGCCAACCTCTGGCGCAGCCTACACCCACACACGCACACAACACGCTGCTCTGGCAGACAAGAAATGCAGCGGACGTACTCAGTGTCTTcaggccctgctcctccctcatcTCGGGCGGCTGGGCTGCGCTGCTGCAGGAAGTGCCGGCAGCGGGGGGcgagctggctgctgcaggccatGCTGGTCCAGCGGCACCAGGTTCAATGGCAGAGCCGGTCTGGAGCTGGGACAAGAAAGGGTTGCCCGTCACAAGGGTGGCTGGCACAGATGCCCCGCAGAGCGCACGGCAAAAGCAAGGCCTTCGGAAGATGCTGTCAGCCATGTCCCCTTCTCAGCAGCAGATTTGGGAAAAGTGCAAAGGCTGCTTGGATCCAGCCCCTCTTGGCCACTTCCATGCTCCACgttttcagcttttctgctAGACACTGGCATCAAGGTATCGCTGGGGCTGCCAAGATCCAGAAAGAGACCAGAGCATGGCCCAGAGCCTTGttgctttcctcctcctgtcTTCTCCTGGCCAATGAAAACACCCCGGAGCTGGCATGCAACCATCTACTCAGAAGCCCGGGGCGTGTCCCTTCTCTGATCAGTTTCCCGGATTTCCCCTCTCTATGGCAGCCTTTAGGGAGGAGCCCTTTGGAACTCCCATCCAGCCCCGCCCAGACCCCCCCGCCCTTTacaatgcagggctgctgaggaTTCTCCTCTCCAAACTCTGCTCTGAGCGGCTGGAAGTGAAGCCCAGCCTGAAGCTAATTAGTCCATGGAGCGGGCAGGTCCCTTCCAGGGGTCAGGGTCTCCCAGATCCCCTGCAAGGCTGTCAACTGCGTCTTTGGGCCGCTCTGTCCGCTGACCacaggcagcctgtgctgacAATGGGCACAAGGGGATGGCTTCTGTGCTGGGAATCGTGGAATGCTGCCTCTTGTCTGATGCCAAGAGACATTCTTGGGCCCTCTCAGCATGCCAGCCAAAATGTCAAACATCAGAAGGCACTGGCCAGGGCTCCCCGGCTTGCCTGAAGCAGTACTATGTCAtggcaggcacagagctgccagcatcTTCAGCCACGAGCAACAAGGGCTGCTCCAAAAGGGGaagcctggccctgccccaaAGGCAGTGCCAAGCTCAGCTGCCTCTTACCGGCTCTGCAAGTTCAGGCTGTGGAGGGACAGCAGCTTGAGGCTTGGTGTTCCTTTGCTCCTCTTCATCTTCTTCCTCGATGAcagaggcagccagaggagctgctgaccctgctgttgagccctgcagacagacagaagtGAGAGAGAAGGGCAAAAGCCAATTCCTTAGGAGCTGCTTTCTACTGAGCTGGGAAAGGACCCAGAAGTAGGGGAAATCATAGACTTTGATACACGCGGGAGTCTGAGTCACAAAAACGCATGGAAGATGGTTGAATGAGGTGCTCCTCCATCTTGCTGTGCATTTGAGCTTCCCTGCTGGCTACAAGCAGCAAGACGCCTTGGAGCCGTCCCATCTGCCTTTCATCTCCTGAAAGGCTCTTGGCTGGAAAATCAGCAATCGAGTGCTGATTTGCTCCCTTTGCTACTGCTGATGCCACCGGGCAGTTGGCCTTTCTTTCAGCCTCCCACACTGGCACTCCCCACTCAAGTGCAAGCGGCCAAGCTGGCAGAATTGCTGCTTAATTGTCACACGCCAGCAACATCACAGCTTCCTTTGCCACTCACCAAAGGACAGGCTTGTCTCCATCCGCGTGTCAGGTGACCTGCAGCGAGCAAGGGAAAAGGAACCAGAGGCCCTTAGAAAAGTGCTTGTGCTGGCGACTCTCCCAGCACAAGGCAGTCCACACACAGAGCATTTCCCTTTGCCAACGTGCCTCCAGGAGCAACAGCTCTTTCCCACAGCTAGCAAGAGAGCAACAAGGACGCTATAGTAGGCTCTGGCTACATTTGGGCCTCTTTTGCcaagagagaaatagaaagaCGGTGGTGGAAATGCCCGCTGCTCTTCAAAAGTTTGCGCTTCTGTTGTGCCCAACAGCTCAAGCagcattttcctcttctctttcctgcATCTTAGATATCAATTCTTTTAAATGGCATGCCCTAATTCCCATCCATTGGCTGAAGATGATAGCCCAGCAAAGCTTCCACCAAGGGCCCCATTCgctgtggcagctccctgctgaagCAGCCCGGGAACAGCTGCTGCGCTCAGCAGCAAACCCTCCCTGCATTGGAGTTTCTGCTGCATTGCCAAGGGAATGGCAGTCTGGGCACACCATCAAAGGGTCAAGTCCCGCAGCCAAGGCCTCTAAGGGGCAGAATTTGGAGCGAAAGGCGCTTTCCTTCACTCCTGCAGAGAACCACTGTGTTGGCAGAAGTACTTCTGCGGATCTCTCCTAGAGTCTGCAATTTGCATCTTGTCTTGCTTGAAGCAGCAagctgaggaaatgacagactccgCTGCCACGCAGTCTCCCGGGGAGGGAAGGAAACCGCTGCAGGTTGCACTGCAAATGCTCTGCACCCGGCACTCAGTACAGATGCCTCCTTTTTAGCTCATGCTAAAAGGACCTTGAGCTGAGGCAGGACATTGAGCAAAGCGGTGGCATCTTCATGGCCATTTTGTTCCCAAAGAAACTGGGTCACTGGTGCAGCATAAAGAGCAGAGCGAAGCAGAAGCCGGGTGATGCCAGTCCCAGGAGAAACCTTTACTTACGAGTCAGCTGGGTCAGGTAGTAGCCAGAATAGACGACGGAAAAGACGGTGcaaaccgcggcacagacttgCCCCATCATTTTGGCAGCGCTGTGTGGGTTTGCACGCTGAATGCCACCCAAGGGAAAAGCAAGATTCCTCTCGGGGTGCAGGCCGTCTGCTGAGAACTCCTTGGGCACGAGGATCCTCCTGCAGGGAGCGAGCGGAAGAGCTGCTCTGGACGACCAGGCCTCGCGCGCACCGGGACAacgctgtgctggcagcactgtGACGTGGCACCACTGCCTTGAGCTCACAATAGCAGCTGCTCTGCGGCTCTCTTGTGCTCAGCAAGCCAACCCTCTGTCCAGCTGAT
Coding sequences within it:
- the LOC141727263 gene encoding serine/threonine-protein kinase PAK 3-like → MADSIFRRPCFCRALCGASVPATLVTGNPFLSQLQTGSAIEPGAAGPAWPAAASSPPAAGTSCSSAAQPPEMREEQGLKTLRSLVSLGQPMSKYTGLEELGRGGFGAVYKALDTSSGQQVAIKIMSLKEEMSEELAANEILAMRDNRNPNIVTYLDSYLVDAELWLAMEFMDGGTLFDVLRAVYLEEGQIGAVCRECLQGLHFLHSRQVIHRDIKSGNVLVGMDGSVKLGDFGLCAQLSPGHSKRSSSVGTPSWMAPEVVRGEAYGPKVDIWSLGIMGLEMVEGEAPYQREARLRVFELIESNGPPKLQNPRHHSALLRDFLRCCLQADEDRRWSAKELLQVRKSKGHPFVTSGDPASSLAALIISAKQVQEDKRGEACA